One Algibacter sp. L3A6 genomic region harbors:
- a CDS encoding carbonic anhydrase has product MDLNKVFENNEAWIKRQLETSKDYFEDLGKGQNPELLYIGCSDSRVTAEDLMGLGPGEVFVHRNIANMISGNDLNAMSVVEYAVIHLKVNHVVVCGHYGCGGVKAALQSKDLGLLNGWLRNIRDVYRIHKLELNSIECEERKYDRLVELNVKEQCVNLIKTATVQKAYRDRGLKVHGWVFDVHTGKLIDLKINFEKYLHDIMEIYHLD; this is encoded by the coding sequence GAAGCTTGGATTAAGAGGCAGTTAGAAACGTCAAAAGATTATTTTGAAGATTTAGGTAAAGGGCAAAATCCGGAGTTATTATATATTGGCTGTAGCGATAGCCGTGTAACAGCGGAAGATTTAATGGGTTTGGGTCCAGGTGAGGTATTTGTGCATAGAAATATTGCAAACATGATTTCGGGTAACGATTTAAATGCTATGAGCGTTGTAGAGTATGCTGTAATTCATTTAAAAGTAAATCACGTTGTGGTTTGTGGTCATTATGGTTGTGGCGGCGTAAAAGCGGCTTTACAGTCTAAAGATTTAGGCTTGCTAAATGGTTGGTTGCGTAATATTCGTGATGTATATAGAATTCATAAATTAGAATTAAATAGCATTGAATGCGAAGAGCGAAAATACGATCGTTTAGTAGAGTTAAATGTAAAGGAACAGTGCGTTAATCTTATTAAAACAGCCACAGTACAAAAAGCCTATAGAGATAGAGGTTTAAAAGTACATGGTTGGGTGTTTGATGTACATACCGGAAAGCTAATTGACTTAAAAATTAATTTTGAAAAGTATCTACATGATATTATGGAGATTTATCATTTGGATTGA